The sequence TAGCTCCCTGGGCAAGGATTTCAAGTCCATTTTCGAAGAACTCGTCCGACACATCACCACCCAACGCCTCGAATCCGACAATCTAAGGCGACAACTGCAGAGCGCTACGAACACCATTATGCTGCAAAATGCGAATATCTCTACACGCATGCAAGAGGcattggaagaggagagacgaGTGGCGGCTGAAGAACGTCAAAAACTCCTAACGCAAATCTCAGCATTGATAACTACTCAGGCTGAAGCGCAGGAGAGCCGATTCGCAGAGAGGACTTCGCAGGTCCAAAAGAACATGACCGATTACAACGCATCTCTCGAAGGGGCCATTTCTCAGTATGGCCAAGGTATGGATTCCTGGGACGAAAAGGAAGGcgagctgctggaagaggtCAAGAAGTCGCGTGAGCAGCTAAAGACAAAGCTGAAGGACGACTGGAACGCGGCAGAAGACCGCAGTAATGCTATCCGAACCACGGCCAACCAAGTACATGCCGAGACCGTACGGGTCGTAGGGGCTCAGATTGACGATTTGGATATCCAGATGGAGGCCATGGACGACTTTGTGGCTCGTGCGAAGTCTGAGAGCGGCACTCATCACGAAACGCATGTACAAGCTTTCCAGTCTCTGACTAATACAGTCGATCAGTCTTTCAGCAACATTTCTACTCACTTCAAAACCACCTTTGATCGTGTCAAGAATCTCGGCGAGGGCATGGAGCTCGATACTAGCGATCTACGCGATGGCCTTGAGCCCCTCACGTCTCAAATATGCCAGCCTCTAGCGAGCCTGCGGGAACAAGTTGGTAAAACAGCACTACAGGATTATCGACCAACTGGAGAAACTCCTCAGAAAGCACAATATCAGTTTCCCACGAGCCTGCCTCGTACTGAAGCACCCGACCTCATTTTCTCCAAGACTGGCGAAGAAACTCCTGACGAGGCTTCCACTGAGGCAGATGACAGCAGGAATACTATCGTCTTTGCCGACTTGGATGCCTCCGAAAAGATGAGCTCACCAACGCCGTCATCAGCCGATAGCCTCTCAGATAGGATCGCAAGGCTACGTGAAGTCAACCCCAACGTATCGACAAGCCACACTACCAGCGCCATCAACTTTGAACCTGGCTCAAGCCTCATGTCTGCCGCCTCAGATCACACTATGCCGCTGTTTAAGCGCAGCAACCGTTCTACGCGAACGAGCCTCAGGAAGCACGATTTGCTTGGCGAAGGCCGCGAGAATTTACCCCTGACGGCCTTATCAGAGGCTAGGAGAAAGAGCCCGCGGATGAGttagagaaaaagagagagagagagagagaggaaaacaaaaaagaaaacacaAAATATTTAATGTTATGACTTCGTTAAGATGATGGAGCGTTGTTTTTATTTGGATCTTTTCTTTCTAAGCGGCTTGGGGGGGAGGGGATCTGATTTTTGCCACATACACGAGCGGTTGCCTCTTTTTCTAATAGCGGTGTATGTAACATGTTGCATCATTGCTGTCATCATTATATTTACTAGCCCTTTGTTCCAAAGTCGACATAGCTTCATTTTCtgagagggagaaagagaatggCTCTTCTGGGACAGTTTGTAAAAATGGAAGGGAGTTTGGATTGGTTTTATATGGGATGCAGAGCGCTCTTTTTCTCACACACGTGCACATACTACGGTGTGTGTTGGgcactttatttttttccctcttacTTAGAGAGAAGTGAGATTTGGAATTTGGAAGGTCATTGGAACGGATCGGGATTGGGCGGCTATTATATTGGTTCTCATGTTGTTACTGGTGCTAATTTCAGGGTTATTAAGCATCTGATACCCGtgtgtttgtttttctttcctcttgtcttctttctttttattttccataTTATGATTCAAGATAATAGTACGATAAGAACTCGGCTTTGTTTTGCATTTTGCACCttgttttaattattattttggTTCAAAGTCCATACCATACTTATTGCTAAGCGGCTCTTCCAGGAAACAAAACGCCCCATACCAAACTCCAATGTGCCATGCTTTGAAGCTATGATTTCTCAACATCTCATGTGTAAATGTCAGATTAGTACAAAGCCAATACAATAAGACATCCATTGTTTAAAATATCTTGGTAATGCTTTCTCTCGAAATCACACTATTCTGCTTCTCATCCCTCTTCACTCTAAAGAAGCTATCGCAAAAGTCACTGCAACGCATGTGCCTCAGAAACTCCTCGTCGTGCGTAATCACAATGAGCTGGAAgttgctctgctgctgcctcgcCTTGATGATGCGGTGCAGACTCTCCGCCAGGGACTTGATGTTGTCCCTGTCCAGGTTGGTCGTCGGCTCGTCCAGCGCAATGAGGCCGCAGTTGACGCCAAACGACTCGGCCAGGGCCAGGCGGATGATGATGCTAGCGAGGACTTTCTGACCTGCCGAGCAGCGGCCCCGCATGTCCATCTCGGTGTCCTGTTTGACCATGCAGAGGCGGTAGTTGTAATTACGCTTGCCGTTGCCGGTTTCGTTGTCGGAGCGGATAAGGATGGTGTCAATGTCAGTGCCCTGGTACGTTGTCTGCCATAGTTCGCTCGCGATGCGATTAACCTCTTCCATTTTCATGGTATGGTACTGCATCACCGCCTTATCGACAGCAGAGCTGCATTGGGCCAGATCCTCGATTGCCGCCTTTGTAGTTTCTACGCGGATATGGGATTCGCGGTACTTCTGCTTGGCGTCCTTGAAGTCCATCTCCCATTCCTGTAGGAGGCGGCCGAGCTCTTCATCCTTCGACTTCATTGTGCCCATGACAGATCCACGCTCAGCTAACAGTCGATTGGATGTATTCTCTAGCGAGCGGGCCTCTTCCTGGAGCCGTTCATAGTCCTCGTGAGCATTCCGATCTTCTAGGTCTTCAATGTCTTTGCGTAAGACGTCAAGAGTCCGCAAGTGTTTGCGATAATTCAGGTTATCACTTatgttcttcctttttcGATCTCCGCTATCAATGTCTTGCTTGAGTTTGTTGGTTCGTACTGTAAGATCGGCAATCTCCTTCTCTGTAGTGCTGATAGCTGTGTCGAGAGAGGCGAGGGCACGCTGGTTAGATGCAAGACTAGTCAAGCCACCACGATCAACATAGTCTTGGATATCATTATCCATCTTCTTAATCTCGGCGATGGAGCTGGTGATGGCATCCCGCTCGTCGGCAATGACCTGCTCCTTTGATCGACCACGGCGAAGTGTCTCGTCGCGAGCTGATCGTGCCTCTATAATGCTGGGCTCTATCTTTTCCAACTCTTCATCAGTCCTCTGGATCACTTCGCGCTGATGGGCGTACTCTTCCTTGAGTATCTGGATCTGGTCCTGGagatcttttttcttctcaagcTGTCCTGCGGTTCGGCCAATCTTGTTCCGTAACTCGCTCTTCTCAAGTTCAAGCGAGTTGATTTGGTCTTTCATCCGCTGCCTGTCAGCTGTGAGCTTGGTAATTTTGTTCTTCAAAGTTCTGATCTGCTCAGATATGGCTGACTGAAGCTCATGGATCTCTTCCACGCTGCGAGTCACCCCACCGGACGATTGCTGAGACACAATGCGGTCCACCTGGGCCTCGGCATCTTTGATTTCTCTGACAGTTTGGGAAATGTTCGCGACTGTTTTGGCTAAATCTCCAAGGTCTCTTaacttctcctcctctgcaaCAACCAAagcgtcttcctcttcgagTTGTTTTTCCAGAGCCTCGAATTCATTCTCAGCACTTTTCCATTCGTCTTGGAGAGCGGGCAGCTCTGCTGAGAGCCGTTGATACGTGTCAAATGCTGAGCGCACCGCACGCAGTGCTTCCAGATTATCCACAGCCTCTTTCAAATCCTTTTCAGTATCTACCTTGCCTTTTGGATCCAGGTGCTTATCGATCTTCTTGCTCAGGCGATCAAGAGCAGCGCTTTGGCTATCGTCAAAATGACGATCGCATAGCCTGCATTTCTTTTGGGTATCCAACATACGCTTGCACTTATTGTAATAGTCAAATAGAGCATCAAAAAGGCTGAGATCAGTCCGGAGCTCTTCAACCTGTTGTTCCACAGCAGAAACTTCGTCCACATAGTCTTCTGCCACTGCATTATCACGCACATTTTGCAGCGCAGCAACAActtcttgctttctcttATTCATCTCTTGGGTCTTTTTGCCGTGTGTCTCCTTAGCAGTTTTGAGCTTGTACTCTATTTTTTGCTGTTTCTGCCTTGTCTGATCTCGCCGCTTTTGTGCCTCTTGGACAGCTTTGCCTTGGCGGTTCTGGATCGACTGGAATCGAGAATCTAGAGTATGCGGCTCCCAGTCGACCCCGATAGTGGTACTTAGTTTGGGTTTCCACGTCTCCATCAGCGTGTCAAGTTTTCGTTTCCGATCTGacatctctttcttcctcaaCTCAAGCTGTGCGCGCTCCGATGCCAGTCGTGTGCACTCAACGAGCTCGCGACCAAGCTTCTCGTTTTCGCTGTCCAGCTGCCACTGCTTATCATTGGCTTCATTCAGCTGTTGATCCCAGTTGGACTTTTCCAGTTCTTGCTGTGCATGCTTGAACCTGGATTCTAGCTCATCAAGCTGCCCGTCAAGGATAGCCTTGGCTCCCTCATCAACGTCAATGTTCCCAGCTTCATTCTGGAGGACGCTTGTACGCTTCTCTATGGCCCCCATGCGCTGTTTGGCAGAAACGCGATCCTGAGTCCTAGCTGCTTTGCGCCCCTCGAGCTCAGTAATAACGCCCGTAGCCTTGTCTAGTTCTTCAGCGTTGTCCTTTTGGAGTCGTCCCAAATCTCGCTTCTTTTCGGCCAAGAGCTTTTGAATCTTGTCTTGGAAAGCCTGTATATGCTGTTCGCTTACGTCTTCATCAAAACCTCTAAAATTGTATTGACTCGCTGCCTCCTGGATCAATTGCACTCGCGCTTTTAGCTGCCGCTCATACTTGTCCTTGTCAGACTGTAGTTTTCCCTGTTCGGCCAATTTTAATGATTGCTTTTGGCGGTGATTCGTCAACTCTTGTTGAAGTTCGGCGTACTGTGCCTTATTCTGCTCAGCCTCTCCTTGATAGCGCCCCATGCTCTCTTCATACTGCGACAGAGCGCGCTCCAGGGCATCGTCGCTTTCGGGCAGCTCATCAATTGTCTGTCGGAGCTCATTAATAGCGTCTTGGCGGTATTCAAGCTGCTCCCGCTTGTTGTTGAGATTTTGCACGATCTGGAGGAAGCTGTTGGCTTGTTGATGCTTCTGAGTTATTCTTTCCTGTGTTTCGTTCATCTCAACCGTAAGAGCCCCGCACTCGTCGCGAGCCGCTTCAATCTCAGCATGAAGCCCACTCATACGCTTCTCAGCCCGCTCTCCTCTATCCTTGTTAGCCTTATTGTGTGCCTCGTCTTTCTGCAGCATCGAAAGCTGCTCCACCTGCTTTTTCCGCAGTATCTTTAAGTTTTCGATGGCCTTTGTGTATTTTTGGGCCTCGAAAATCTCATCAAAACGTTTCTTTAAAGCTGAAGGCTCGCTTAGTGGCCAAAGCGATTCATCTTGGTGGCAAAATATGACAGCATCAAGGATAGCAGGAGAAACACCGAGCCGTTCGGGGATCATTTCGTCCAGTTGTGCGTGTCTGGTCGACGTCGTCGTCCGCTCTCCATTGTTCACGACTACCAGCGAGCAGTCAAGCGTCTTTAGCGATCGGGTAGTCTTTTTAGCAGTGAGCTGTACGCTCCGAGTGGCCACATGTTGTCGATCGTTGATGGAGCGGAACTGTAGCTTGACCTGGGCCAAGACTTCCTTTTCGCCAGCGAGCTAGACAGAAACGATTATCAGCTGTCAGACCAAATGAGGGCACAGACATATGCTAGCCAGAAACTTGATGGAAACCTACCTTTGGATCGTGAATAAAGGCAGCCcccttgctgctgtttgggGGAAATTCGCCGGTGGTTGCATACTTGAGACATTCGATGACGGTCGTCTTGCCGGATCCATTGTAGCCAACGATGAGGGTAAGGGGGGTGTTGAACTGAATAGCCTCACGCACAGCTGGGCTGAAGGACCGGACACCGGAGATGGAGAGCTTGTCTATTCTCGACATGGTTTACAGGCTGGATCACAGGAGCTGTGCTCAATACTTTGCTTGCAAGAAACGCTGGCGACTTGTGGAACACCCAATGGCGGAATCAGAGGCGAGAGTTGGCGCTGTAGCATCTCCCTTGCGGTGCTGCTGTCGCCTTGTGCCGGTTTCAGTCTCTCAGGTTGCATCCAGCCACCGGCGCCTATCAGTCCGTGTCTCGAGGCTTCACTGCGACACGCGCTCCAGGCAGCGACTCACGCGTTGAGTGAAGGGTGGATTGATGCGTCCTCACGTGGTCTTCGATAAGATAAAGCCACGACCCCTCCCTACGGCTGGCTGTCCAAAAAAATCCTTCGCTGTGGTACGTCGCACACAGCCACTGGCGACTCGGGCTGGCATGTTACAGTAGGGAGTCCCACCCCTCGAAATTCTTGCATCATGGATAGCTCGTCGGATGGGCAATTGGGAGCACGGCGGATGTGGCGGAAACAGGTCCCTTGTCCCGGACCTTGTTATTTcctctcactctcttcttgctcttgctctttcttttgtccttttttccccctctttttttaccctttgctcttttctttggcgtGTGTCTGTTTGTTGTGTCTTGATCACCTCGATTCAATCTGGCACAGGTGGCAAGCATATGCGATGCATGTATGTAGGCATAGCCTGTATATGCAACACTGGCTGCTGGTTGGCTCGCCAGCACCCCCAAACAGCCAAATTGCGATACACCAGGAAAAAGATTTCCCTTGCATTGCCCATCGCGCGGCCCCCGCCAAGTGGTCGAATCGGATTGCGCCCCTCTGCTGGCCCGAGGTCTGCTAGCTGTGAGTGTGAGCAACTGGCTGCGCTACCCAGCCGAGCAAGCACTGAGCAAATCAATTGAGCAGGGTAGCGGTGCATGTTGAATCATTCGTTTCGGTTGGCCACAGTATACCATTAGTACTATCTAAATAATTTACAATGCTGTACATAGCATTTTAGTAGTATTCAATGATTCTACGTATACCTATACCAGGCATCTCTCATCAGATTGGTCCCAGCGATTGCCCAAGCTGGACATGCCTACAGGCCCAATATCCGCTAGACTTATACCCCCATCTACATGATACACACAATCCTCCGTCATCAGGCGGCAGGGAAGCAATCAAAAACAAGAGCTGGAGGGCCGCTTTTTAGCGTCTTTGGCCACATCCTCCCGCTGCAGCCGCTAAAGCATTGGAGGCTGCAGGACTGAGGGGGTTGCGTCATTGCTGGGAATCTTCAGGGTCGGTCGCTTTTGTGCATTCGCCCACCCCCGCCGAGCTTTTTGCTGATAGCAGGCAATCCTGCTTTGGCTTGGGTTCTGGTTGTTGTCGTTGCTTTTTATCTCCTTTTCATTTTGCTGCGGGACAattttgtttgctttttaaTAGCGGAGACTCAGGTGGCAACAGTAGCAACGCAGTAGCAAGTATGGTGCCTGTAGAGAAGAAATATTCTGTAAAAGTGCCTACAAGTAATACCCACTAGGTAATTCGGCAAACTGACTGGCGTATGATCAGGCGGTGCAGCATCACTCTCGTAAGACGACATCCCGGCAGTATTACTGCGTCCCTAcggcctgctgctggcgagTACTCGAGACGCGAGGGAGACCAGTTGCCCTACGAGGCCATGAAACAGCTCCAATCAGGGCCAGATCAAGCCCGCTTTTCGCTCGGGGTCATTTCTCCGGGCTGCCAGCCAGCGCTTGGGAGGTGTTTCCTCTCACCATCAGTCAGCCGCCTACTAGCTGAAAATCTCTGGACTAGCTGAAATATCGCAAAACGGTGCCTGTTTCTGCTTGTCCATTTTTTGAGCTGCACGACAGGCCTGTTTATCACCATTCAAAAGCCCACGAGAAGCCTCTCTTGGGCATACCGCACCCAGACAGCTCCAGTGCCCTCGCCCGCTGTCACAGCGCCCACCCCCTCCTCGCCCAAGCAAAACGCCCCGGAGGACGCCACTGAACGCAACGACAGCTGCCCGCTGCCCGCTAGGCTAATGCCTGGAATCCAACCGCTGGTGGTATAAAGATACCGCGAGCATGTCCCACGGCCAGTCTCCACTCTACGAGGACCTGTTCAGCTTCGCCAACTTCGATGTTCTCCCCGCGTTCCTGGGAGGCAACGGCCACGCCATCCCAGTCTCCAGCAGCATGACCGATGGGCTCACCAACGACGACGGCGCCATGGCACTGCTCGACAGCGACATCATGGACTCTTTTGGCGGCGACTTGCCCATGAGCTTGGACGCCGCAGTGTCTGTGCTGGACGGCGACAGCGGCGGAATAGGTAGCGGCATGATCTCGCCAGAGGCCGTCCTGAGCGCAGAGAACCAATTCAATACGATTGCCAACGACATCCCCGGTGCGGGGCCTCTGCCAGCGGCCGCATTTACTCCAGGAAGCGCAGCGAGCCAGCCCAATAACAACACTAACTCGCTGACAGAGTTCACCAAGCGGAAGAACTGGCCGGCAAAGGTGGTCGAGGAGCTCAGCGACGTGCTACAGATCCTCGATTCCAACGGACGCATCAAGTTTTCGTCCCCCAGCATCACGGCATTGGCGGGGTACACCGTCGAGGAGGTCCAGGACGTTTTTTTGAAGGACTTGATCCATCCCGATGACCAGGGCGTGCTTGTCTCCGAACTCCACGAGTCCATCGCAACCGGCAACTCTTTGCGCATATTCTATCgaatgaggaagaaggatGGCACGTATGCGATATTCGAGGCTGTCGGCCATGCCCATATTGCGGCTGCTGGGTTTGCGCCAAATCCAAATAACCAGTCGCCTTTTTGCCAGGCTGTCTTCATGATGGCGCGGCTATATCCGACCAAGAACGCCACACTTCTGGACTCGTTTTTGGAGCACAAGATAGAAAACGAGAGGCTGAGGCGCCGCATCGCCGAGCTgcggagagaggaagaggcagaggtgGAGGAAGCGCAAAGGCAGTGGACGCAGAGCCGCGAGGGCCGATCGGATATCACTCCATCCGAAAGCACTGGCATGTCGTTGACACCAATTCCTAGAGTCACCCAGGAGATGATGTCATCAGAAAACGCAGACGGGGCATTGACGAGGAAAAACCTAGAGGATGCCACGGCAAGCAGTCGCCAAGACTCATTGCGTGACAAAATGGCTCGGATTGAAGCGTCTTCAGCGGATACTATAGCCTTGTTGACTGGCATAGAGAATGGAGAGCGTATGGCCGCCGGTAACCGGAGCCCTACCCTCATCAAAGGCGATGCTGGAATTGCTATTCCCATGGATCGGGATAATAGAtctggcgagaagaagaagaagttgaagctggCAGAAGAATATGTCTGCACTGATTGCGGTATAGCACCCCCTTTCAcgattttttgttttctcatcCTTCTTTCCTGGCTGGGAGATGGGattcatcaccatcagcaTGATATCCTACTTCAGCTACTAATATCAAATTCCAGGCACTCTTGACTCTCCAGAATGGCGAAAGGGACCCAGCGGGCCAAAGACACTGTGCAACGCCTGCGGGTTGCGGTgggcgaagaaggaaaagaagcgcaACAACAGTATCGGCACCCCATTAACTAAGCCATCAGCAACTCCGGCTCCTGGCTAATGGACTACATTTGATATCTCGACCGGaaagcgagaaaagaggagggagaggaaggacaatgcaaaaaaaaaaaaaaaaaaaaaaaaacgagcaAGATATAGCTTGCTAAGTATACGATACGGCCGGTCCGGGACTGCGCTGACTGTTTTAAGATGGAATCCTAATATGGAGTTTGGTTTTGCTTTTAAGATGCATATATTACTGGCGACGGGGACCTACTTACATTTTTACCGTTCTTGTTGTCATAGTTATGGAGGAAAACGATTGTGGAGggacttttcttttattcattgtttttgtttttcttttgttttcccttttgtttTGGGCATCTGTACACGATTATGATACCATGGGAGGCAACATTTTGGAGCAGAATTAGACGGATACGGATGTACGAGGCGATTCTGCCTACGGGCATTACGCAACATTCTGctattttcatttcttttcttttggaaCACGCATAGATTATTAGGGCATTTTCTACTATTGttattttcttgttcttttcctttcttgctACCTATTTTCAATATGAGACTTTCCGGCGTATGAGCTAGGTCTTATTGGCCAGCTTTGCGTATCCTTTGCACACTAGAATACCTATTAGTCAAACACGGCAGTCGAGAGAGTTTACCAGGgagcttcttttccccctgaGAAGCAATCTGCAAGTAGAAAATAGTATCTAGAAACGATCAACAGCAACTATTGAAACGGCGCATGAAGTTGCTGTAAGCGCATGTGAGAAATGACAGGTCATATCCTTGAGTGCTCTTCCCCGGGTAGGTGCTGGTACCTCTATCAAATGACACGAGTGTGGCTTAACAAAAGctaataagtaattaaatcaATCAACAAGCTTGCCAACTCGCATAGACCACCAAGTTTATCCTCGTAGAAgcaaataataaatataatttgcCCTGGTGTCCTTGTTCACATGAAATTCGGCAAACTAAGATGAACCCCGCGTTTTGCTGAAATTTTATAGGTATTAGCACTACCACATATACTGCCCTCCTTGCTCTAGCTCCCTAATACTGCTAGTTTGCCAGCTGAAAGATCCCCGCTCAATTTGCCTCGGATGCACCTCTTAGGCCGTGATCCAATACATCTAATTAGCCAGCCTAGCTAATTAGCCAGTTACATCTAACTAGTAAAAATAGTAGATTAAGGAActtatactaatataatcctggttataaaactaaattaaaataattaaggaaggctatattgcttttataaagctttaatattattaaataacccTATAAGGCTAAggataaaaaatactttaaaatataaagttattcctttatatttaaagttactataagttaaatatttaataatttattataaagtaatatttaaagaatattaaattaataaaataatatttaattattatatttttttaattttttatttaaaataaaaaaaaaaataattaaatttaataaaaaaaatatacttatagtaaactttaaaaaatatattaatataattaaatatatagtattttaaatattattaaaaattaaaaataataaaaaataaatattaaaatttaaaaaagttttaataaatatttaaaaaagctaaagtattattaaatataaattataatattaataataaaaagcttttaataaataaaaaaaataaagtaataataaaaaaaaaatattatttttttaatataaaaattattaataatagttttttaattaataataaaattttttttaaaaattaaaataaaattttctttaataagtaattaattaattaaaatattataaaagtaaataattttaaaagctttatttaagctaaagaaaataaaaatttaaaaagtatttttattaataatttatttaataaaaaaaataaaaatttatttttaattttataactttttaataaaaaaaataaaaaaaaagtaataactttattattaattaattataataaggTTTTGCCGAGCTTTAGGTCAGCAGCTAAGTGCTAGGGCTAAAGGCTATAGTATATAACCCCCAGGGCTTTTATAGGCtttcctttataaaatactaaagttataaaaactaaaaataatccTTAAgcttaagtactttaatatattattacctatctagctagctattattaataattttttattataattcttaagctttttttatagttacttaagtaataatattaataataattatatactttattatttttaatatacttacatttctttaaagaaatGCCTAAAGATCTTTATAATTTAcagtaatttttattataaataatataaatgcctttaactttattaagctataaaaaaactatataatattaaaggttattatttaaaagctaaaagctttaaaaaagcttaagaattaataaaattaattaataagttagctttttattaataaagaaagcagggttattttattttattattaatattgctaaagtaatttttttataagcagcagaggaaaaattaaaattaaaaatatatattaaataattattaatataaacctttaaacctataataaataacttaataaccttaagtatactttttataaagtatttaaaaaatataaaataaaaaagtaaaagattttattagctttaaataatataaataataataataaaataaaataaaagtaatattttaataaattaaaaaaaaaaatacttttatttaaaattaaaaaagctttaaaaaataaagctatatttttttataaaaagtaatttattaaaaacttatatttttttatatttttaaagcagtttaataaaaaaaaattaattattaaaagaattttatatttatttaaatttacttaagaaatatttcttttatattaataaaaaataataaatattttttttataaaaagctataatttactttataaaattaaattaagcaataaagctataatatattaaatatataaaaaaaaataatatctttagctatttattattaaaataatctttataaaaaaatataaaaaaaaaagcttaaagaatattataaataaaaataatatataaaaaaactatagcattttttttttaaatatagctaaaactttaattctttttttatagctatatttaaaaataataaagctttaaaataaaactattactttatttataaaaactttaattattaaattaactactgccttaactaaaaaaaaattaataacttaaaaaacattaaataactaaaatagctacctttactatagctaataacctttttaaattataagtaaaataaaaactataggcatttttataaattactaggtaaatttttattaatatatatattaatttaaatattaataataaagttaactttattaatatataatttataaagcattatagcctttattttgtttttatataataactttttaatataattatagtaaattaattaaatttacttttttaaagggtataaaaagtttttattattattataaatagctaaaggtaaatttattaatttatatatatttatataaaaataaataaaaacttataaaactaaagggcttttttattattaaaaatatttattattataaataaaaaaatatactttagtgcttaagattattaataataatttaagtaaa comes from Trichoderma asperellum chromosome 3, complete sequence and encodes:
- a CDS encoding uncharacterized protein (EggNog:ENOG41), which produces MSHGQSPLYEDLFSFANFDVLPAFLGGNGHAIPVSSSMTDGLTNDDGAMALLDSDIMDSFGGDLPMSLDAAVSVLDGDSGGIGSGMISPEAVLSAENQFNTIANDIPGAGPLPAAAFTPGSAASQPNNNTNSLTEFTKRKNWPAKVVEELSDVLQILDSNGRIKFSSPSITALAGYTVEEVQDVFLKDLIHPDDQGVLVSELHESIATGNSLRIFYRMRKKDGTYAIFEAVGHAHIAAAGFAPNPNNQSPFCQAVFMMARLYPTKNATLLDSFLEHKIENERLRRRIAELRREEEAEVEEAQRQWTQSREGRSDITPSESTGMSLTPIPRVTQEMMSSENADGALTRKNLEDATASSRQDSLRDKMARIEASSADTIALLTGIENGERMAAGNRSPTLIKGDAGIAIPMDRDNRSGEKKKKLKLAEEYVCTDCGTLDSPEWRKGPSGPKTLCNACGLRWAKKEKKRNNSIGTPLTKPSATPAPG
- a CDS encoding uncharacterized protein (BUSCO:EOG092D042R), with the translated sequence MSRIDKLSISGVRSFSPAVREAIQFNTPLTLIVGYNGSGKTTVIECLKYATTGEFPPNSSKGAAFIHDPKLAGEKEVLAQVKLQFRSINDRQHVATRSVQLTAKKTTRSLKTLDCSLVVVNNGERTTTSTRHAQLDEMIPERLGVSPAILDAVIFCHQDESLWPLSEPSALKKRFDEIFEAQKYTKAIENLKILRKKQVEQLSMLQKDEAHNKANKDRGERAEKRMSGLHAEIEAARDECGALTVEMNETQERITQKHQQANSFLQIVQNLNNKREQLEYRQDAINELRQTIDELPESDDALERALSQYEESMGRYQGEAEQNKAQYAELQQELTNHRQKQSLKLAEQGKLQSDKDKYERQLKARVQLIQEAASQYNFRGFDEDVSEQHIQAFQDKIQKLLAEKKRDLGRLQKDNAEELDKATGVITELEGRKAARTQDRVSAKQRMGAIEKRTSVLQNEAGNIDVDEGAKAILDGQLDELESRFKHAQQELEKSNWDQQLNEANDKQWQLDSENEKLGRELVECTRLASERAQLELRKKEMSDRKRKLDTLMETWKPKLSTTIGVDWEPHTLDSRFQSIQNRQGKAVQEAQKRRDQTRQKQQKIEYKLKTAKETHGKKTQEMNKRKQEVVAALQNVRDNAVAEDYVDEVSAVEQQVEELRTDLSLFDALFDYYNKCKRMLDTQKKCRLCDRHFDDSQSAALDRLSKKIDKHLDPKGKVDTEKDLKEAVDNLEALRAVRSAFDTYQRLSAELPALQDEWKSAENEFEALEKQLEEEDALVVAEEEKLRDLGDLAKTVANISQTVREIKDAEAQVDRIVSQQSSGGVTRSVEEIHELQSAISEQIRTLKNKITKLTADRQRMKDQINSLELEKSELRNKIGRTAGQLEKKKDLQDQIQILKEEYAHQREVIQRTDEELEKIEPSIIEARSARDETLRRGRSKEQVIADERDAITSSIAEIKKMDNDIQDYVDRGGLTSLASNQRALASLDTAISTTEKEIADLTVRTNKLKQDIDSGDRKRKNISDNLNYRKHLRTLDVLRKDIEDLEDRNAHEDYERLQEEARSLENTSNRLLAERGSVMGTMKSKDEELGRLLQEWEMDFKDAKQKYRESHIRVETTKAAIEDLAQCSSAVDKAVMQYHTMKMEEVNRIASELWQTTYQGTDIDTILIRSDNETGNGKRNYNYRLCMVKQDTEMDMRGRCSAGQKVLASIIIRLALAESFGVNCGLIALDEPTTNLDRDNIKSLAESLHRIIKARQQQSNFQLIVITHDEEFLRHMRCSDFCDSFFRVKRDEKQNSVISRESITKIF
- a CDS encoding uncharacterized protein (EggNog:ENOG41), which translates into the protein MSHGQSPLYEDLFSFANFDVLPAFLGGNGHAIPVSSSMTDGLTNDDGAMALLDSDIMDSFGGDLPMSLDAAVSVLDGDSGGIGSGMISPEAVLSAENQFNTIANDIPGAGPLPAAAFTPGSAASQPNNNTNSLTEFTKRKNWPAKVVEELSDVLQILDSNGRIKFSSPSITALAGYTVEEVQDVFLKDLIHPDDQGVLVSELHESIATGNSLRIFYRMRKKDGTYAIFEAVGHAHIAAAGFAPNPNNQSPFCQAVFMMARLYPTKNATLLDSFLEHKIENERLRRRIAELRREEEAEVEEAQRQWTQSREGRSDITPSESTGMSLTPIPRVTQEMMSSENADGALTRKNLEDATASSRQDSLRDKMARIEASSADTIALLTGIENGERMAAGNRSPTLIKGDAGIAIPMDRDNRSGEKKKKLKLAEEYVCTDCGIAPPFTIFCFLILLSWLGDGIHHHQHDILLQLLISNSRHS